From the Deinococcus sonorensis KR-87 genome, the window GGCTCAACTCACCTGGATCAAGGCTGGGTGGCTTTTGCCAGGACCACATGACGTTCCTCCCGGTAAGGCATTCCCCGTGCGGTCACGCGTGCCTCCCATTCCCTCCTGGAGACCGGCTCCTCCATCCATTCGCCGCGGATGCTCCAGTCCTCCCAGGTCGGTGCGTACGCCTGGACCGAGACGTGCCATTCCGCCAGGACACACCACCCGACGGCCAGGAGCCGCTCCTCCACCTGCGGCACATGCAGGCGGGGCCCGACATAGAGAAACCGGGCGTCGGGGGCAGCCAGTTCCGGCAGACGCGGGATGACGCTTGTCGGCCCCCGCCGTGAGACGACCACGTCGAACGGCCCCCGCAGCGGGGCGGGCACTTCTCCCCGACCGTTCCATT encodes:
- a CDS encoding class I SAM-dependent methyltransferase — its product is MSASPHSRAWYARLAAELGGYHHPWQRVLEGPDPEQMFDLLLRNVLRPESQVLDAGCGHGPDAARFGTGVRRWAAYDQVPELLDLARMNAPHATFQEWNGRGEVPAPLRGPFDVVVSRRGPTSVIPRLPELAAPDARFLYVGPRLHVPQVEERLLAVGWCVLAEWHVSVQAYAPTWEDWSIRGEWMEEPVSRREWEARVTARGMPYREERHVVLAKATQP